The Ipomoea triloba cultivar NCNSP0323 chromosome 4, ASM357664v1 DNA segment CTTATTTCGTGAACTAAACTTGAATTAATAGTTATTGTCCTTGGTGTCTCTATTGGTCATCACTTTGTCTCTGGCCCCAAATCTATTGAAATGTGAGATTTTTGTGAACTGACATAAAAGCATCAGATTCCACTTATATAAGTGCATGTTGACTGCAAAGGCAGTGCTTTTACCAGTTACCACAGCCCCATCTTCTACAAAAAAAGAAACCCACATTCTATAATCTACACAAGACATTCAAATAAGGAATtcaaataaggaaaaaaaaatgtataataaaggaaaacatcaataacatgaaatttgaaaaagaacAACTCCCTCCAATACGGAGCAGGTGAAGCTCAGTTGGGAAAGGAGCAGCTGCACATCAAGAGAAGACATAATTAGTCACATAAAAAGAAGCTGCACTGCCAAATTGCAGTTTATAGATATACAAAACTTCCCATTAGCCTCAGTGATGTCTCGCCAAGATGCCAATTCTGTATTGAATTACCATACCATCAGCTTAAAAGGGTTAACAAAGCTTGAAAAAAGTACTATTAGAGGTACATGACCAATAAAATCTCAAAACTAACATAACAAAGAATGGAGCCTAGATATTCCAAGAAGGATTTTGATGGCAACCATAGTTCCAATATGAACCTTTCCAAGGCATATCCAACTAACAATCTTCATCTCTTTCTGCCACCACGTTCTCTAAGTGAAAGATTGAGTGTTTCTCCAGGTGCAACATTGTAATATGCAAGTGATAAATTGTCCTTGAGAAACCCAGCCTTTCCACTCAGCTTCTGTTTGTTAGCAGGCAGCTGGATCTCACCAGAAATCTTCTCTTTCAAACTGCCAACAGTTTCAGACAAGGATTGCACTGTGATCTCCAATACTTGCCCTTTGAGATTTCCTTCATCAACATTTGGCACAGCAATGCTGATACAGGCAGGTCCCTGtaacaaagaaaaaatgcaACATAATTgcaaataaattagtaattgtgcaGCATGAAAAAGAGATCAATAAATACAATGAGAACAAATTGtaggaaggacatcaacaaaaAGATTTCCCATACTGAATGCTTAGCCAGGAACTGGTCTTCAGGAATGAGAACAGACTCATCAAGCTTTTGCCTTTTAGGCTCTGGTTCCTCTGGAAGTGGTGGAGCTTCCTCaggtggaggtggtggaggCATTCCATGGGGCATTGGAGGTGGTGGGACAATAGTCATCCCAGGCTGGGACATGGGATGGGGAACAAAGGCTCGAGGAGCACCCAGAGGTGTAAACTGAGACCCAGGTGGTGGTGGTAAAGAAATGTTAGGAGCATTCATGGACATTGACGGGTGCATTGCAGGACGATTTACCATAAGATGTTGCCCAGGCATAGGTGGGATGTTAGGAGGTGGAGGTTGCACATGAGGCACCGTGTTAACCATAGGAGGCCTGGGAAGAGGTGGAGGCATAACGCCAGGATTACCAGGGGTTGGATAAGGGAAACTATTAGGAGGACGAGGAATATTTAGTGCCAAACCAGGTGGTGGAGGAAGTGGTCGAACTGATGGCACACCAGGCCTGGGAGGGAGTGGAGCTTGAGGGCCAGGAAGGTTCCTTGCATCATTTGCAAAATCATACTGATCTTCTGCATTGTTTTGGGACATTGCCTGGCTAGCAGTGCGACCAATGCTACCTGTGTGGCCATCCCATATGACTTGTTTGGgctcttcttttttcttctcaatCTCAGCCTTGACTGCATTTGAAACTTCTTCTTCTGTGGTACCAAAAATATCAGGACGTGTCCTAGCAAGCCCAACAATGTTTCTAGAAATTTCATCATCCTGAGCAAGGGTTGTCTCCTTAATCTTTGCAAACATTCTCTCTTTCTGCTCCTTGTACTTGGGATCAATAAGAGAGATCCTCATATGTTCGGACATCTCAATAATCGGAATCAGCTCACCAGTTATAGGAGAGACAACATACTTTGTTGGGTCTCTTTCTGCAGGGATCCTTTCTTCAGGCCTTTTCCAATTCTTAACAATTCTCATTGGTGGCTCCTGGTCCTCTGTAATTGCCTTAACTTCAGAATTCTGAACAGCGTTCTCCTCAAGGGTAGCAGCTCTCATACCTTCTTCAACAAGCTGCACCTCTTCTTCATCCATCTCCATTTCTACCTCCTTCCCTGGCTCAACAAACTCTTCTTCCTCCACACCAGACATCTTGCTCCTCCTAATAACCTCCTCAAGGGTCATAGGAGGAGGTAAATCATGATCCTCATCATCAGCAAAGTCTATCGTCTCAACCACAACAAAATCATGCCAATCAATCATAGCCATCTGCACTCTCTCTTGTTCTATTTCGTCCTCAGCTTTCTGCCTAGCCTGTTCCTGTGACCTTTCCCACTCCAACCGATTCAGGCACCGCTCCAGAACAGTAGTCATGTCAGTAGCACTCTTCCTCAGTTTATCAGTCAAGCCTTTAGGAGGCATTAGGACTTTTGAATAGGCATCTGCCAGTGAAGTGAAAAACATAAACATGCTATGAGTAGGcttcaaaaaatgaaattgaggATTATTGATCTCCCTACTGGTCAACCCTGTCAGAAAAGACTTCCCATTCCTTGCCACAAACTGAGCAGTAAGCTTAATGATATCCAATTCCTCCCCTGTGATCCCTTCAGGAAGCCGAACAGTATACTGCTCTGCTTCTGGTGGCTCAAGAACCTTGCGTACAGTCCTAAACTGTGCAGAAGGATCAGACTTTGCTGTTGGATCAACAGCATCAGCAGCAGGTACAGCAGGGGTTGATTCTGGAGCATCTGAATCTGGTGGCTGTGAAGGCTGCTGTTGAGCAGAATCCTGATTCTGTGCACGACCTTCAGACAAACGATGCTGATAATATGCATGATAAGGATCTGAGGCACTCAAAAAATTGAACTTTGCATTGCCTGCATTGCTCTGAATAATCCTTTTCTCAAATTCTGGACCATTCTTCACCACAAATTGAGCTGTCTTGTCAACAATGCTTCTGATATCAGGAGGTGGATAAATAATCCCAATTGTTCTTGTATGGGTTGCAACTGAAGTTGGAGCTGAATTACTTTTGCTCTTGTCCTCCTCATTCACCAACTTAAGCTCATCTATCTCTTTTTCTGTCAACTGAGCAGGAGGCAATGGACCAAGATTCCCATCCTCCGTTGGGGCAGGGAGCGGCAATATGGGCAAGGAACCCAACatcttcttgtctgtacataaAAACCAAAATGATCATTtgtcatataaataaataaatacatatatgtgtatacacacacacacacatatttctTCCAATATATGAATGACAACTAACTAAAACTCTAGTGATGGATCTATATGGTGATGAaccttaaattaaattatatcattagGGAAAAAATATCAAACAGCCCAAGCTCAAATTTATTCAAGGAAAACAAAAAGGTCTTCAAGGGAAAAGGCCACTTTTTTGAAAATTAGCACagaataataattcaaaactaTAATAAGCTTTCCGACTAACTAAAACTTCAGTGATGGGTCTATAAAGGGGTGTAATCAAGTCAAGCCAAGTTCAAATAGTAAAAGCTCAAAGATTGGCTGGATTAGAAAATCGAACTCAGCTTTTGAGCTCAACCTCATCTCATCACAAGCTTAAAGCAGAAGTGGGTAGGCTCAATTgggaagctttttttttttttgtttttttttttttgttttccattttgaacaaAAATTTGTTATAATAGCCAAACAGCACTGCAACAAAAATGTTGGTAAAACTATAAACAGAAAGTAATAGCCATCATTCATCCCACAAAAATAAGTTCCTTCCATCCAATACAAGTATAcagaaaaagaataaaataagacaccaaaagaaaaaggaatatAAAAGTATGTAAGCATTATTCAAGGTCAAAAGCACACTCTTCATAAGCAAAatcaaagaagaaaacaaaacaaaagccTAATATGAACTTACAAAGCAATAGTATAACGATATAGTTTGGTTCAGAAACTTAGAGGTTTGCTCAATCTGGCGTACGGGCTGGGCTGGGCTATGCACTATTTTAATGTAATAAACATAAACTTGGAAATCATATACGAGAATACGATCCATtaataatacataatacaaGCAAACTAGGGAATAAATGAATAATGCAAGATTACAAGCAAGCAAATAGCCAAATAATGAAGTAAAATTCAAGCACAAATAACTAGgagaaatttttgaaaaacagAATAAATACGGTCTGTGTGCAGTGAAGTGTGAACAAATAACTATGggaaattcaaaatatatatatatatatatatatatatatatatatatatatatatatataaaatagaagAAATACCGTGTGTGCGCCGGTGTGCGGAGCAACGCTGAGACGGAGCGGAGACCGGTCCCCGACGACGTCTCGTAGAGTTGCTAGTGAGGATGTGAGGTGTGAGCTGCGAACCTGTGACTCTGTGAGGCGAATGGCGATGAATATCAGTCTTTCTTCGCTCTTCTTTGATTAGATTAGACAATAGGGAATAGGGAATAGGGAATAGGGAATAGGAAATATGAAAtgtagggtgtgtttggttgatgagCAAACTAGAAAtgataatcaaaattataattagtgtttgattgataattttttaaaatacatagaattatagatttttttttttaaaacaacatAGAACTATGGATTGATTATctcttcaattaaaattttcatttcttaattaaaaacaggtatcattttattttattggtaatttaatttttaagtttgaattagtacttttagatttttgttttgattttttttttg contains these protein-coding regions:
- the LOC116016536 gene encoding probable splicing factor 3A subunit 1; its protein translation is MLGSLPILPLPAPTEDGNLGPLPPAQLTEKEIDELKLVNEEDKSKSNSAPTSVATHTRTIGIIYPPPDIRSIVDKTAQFVVKNGPEFEKRIIQSNAGNAKFNFLSASDPYHAYYQHRLSEGRAQNQDSAQQQPSQPPDSDAPESTPAVPAADAVDPTAKSDPSAQFRTVRKVLEPPEAEQYTVRLPEGITGEELDIIKLTAQFVARNGKSFLTGLTSREINNPQFHFLKPTHSMFMFFTSLADAYSKVLMPPKGLTDKLRKSATDMTTVLERCLNRLEWERSQEQARQKAEDEIEQERVQMAMIDWHDFVVVETIDFADDEDHDLPPPMTLEEVIRRSKMSGVEEEEFVEPGKEVEMEMDEEEVQLVEEGMRAATLEENAVQNSEVKAITEDQEPPMRIVKNWKRPEERIPAERDPTKYVVSPITGELIPIIEMSEHMRISLIDPKYKEQKERMFAKIKETTLAQDDEISRNIVGLARTRPDIFGTTEEEVSNAVKAEIEKKKEEPKQVIWDGHTGSIGRTASQAMSQNNAEDQYDFANDARNLPGPQAPLPPRPGVPSVRPLPPPPGLALNIPRPPNSFPYPTPGNPGVMPPPLPRPPMVNTVPHVQPPPPNIPPMPGQHLMVNRPAMHPSMSMNAPNISLPPPPGSQFTPLGAPRAFVPHPMSQPGMTIVPPPPMPHGMPPPPPPEEAPPLPEEPEPKRQKLDESVLIPEDQFLAKHSGPACISIAVPNVDEGNLKGQVLEITVQSLSETVGSLKEKISGEIQLPANKQKLSGKAGFLKDNLSLAYYNVAPGETLNLSLRERGGRKR